Genomic DNA from Cydia strobilella chromosome 19, ilCydStro3.1, whole genome shotgun sequence:
cggcgtAGGGTTTGGGCGAGAAAATaatttgagataattcatactgtAGATGTGGAAGGTAACTTGCCTTGAAGCTGTGCTAGGTGAGGTAAGCGGGTGCAGATGCAGGAATAATTTGGCACCAAACGTTTGCTTTGTACACACCGATTTATTGAGTTAACAGTTTAGGCACAATACACATCTATACAAAATAGGAAAAGGAGCGAAAGCGAAtgcaaaacaattatttaaaatacaaattattttaaatgcaaTTTTACATAACAGCAATAAAAACACATGTGTAGAACATAGTGATTATATGCTATTTGACATGTGTCTCTAAGGGCTCATTGCGCCTGCGGGTGGCGGGCGCAATGCATCGCTGTCAATATAAATTCATCCCGACAATTagggatggtatagaaaggatgccaatctcttatggcggaattgttgcaaaagtgaccgctttcagctttaaataatagttcctaatctctccggtggcgctattgtaatatatgtataggagactgtatgacatgaaccatagaggtataataatgtagatgaaatgggggaggggcagcaaataacccgcccaaattacgtaggttgtttctggtatgttgtcaggaatgttaaaacgtgtttttaattttgtcgcattgcgtatgttctggttctgtccctcacggtcgcacgggtgcacatctatataaaatacaaggtgtatggtctaggtacttcagtgtatggtggcgccgcctaattactgttttttacggtcactttttgatacatgaagattcattacCTTCCATACCCACAATACTATAACCATCGCACAATGTCATTTTCTACCCAATCTTcatggttaatggttaatttgATACTGGCCCAAACCAAGGTTGCCTTAGAACTTTACAAAAACGTCATTCGCTGTCAAAACAGCCTGTGATTTATTTAGTGAAGTATTTTAGGATAATATTTTAACAGTTTAGTGATTAGCAGTAGAAGATATTAAACAGTTCATCATGCACAAGAGCGCCACGGAGGTTTTATCGAAAAGCAGCGACAAGAAAAGAAGCAGCAGTCAGAGCACTGTTCAGGTATggagggtgcctagccaacatgtcaatcgtttacgctccgtactCTCTCTATCGTTCTTCCACATTAGTGCGACAGACATTGGGGATTCGTTCATAGGAcctttctatatttatttattaattgctATCAGTTGGTTATATGTTTACCTACTGTTCAAAAGATAACTTTCAATGAAGGCTTAAATACCACAGGGCACtctctattatttatttcttattatttaagcaggtgttttttttttcatggatcATCCGGAAAACGCTCTTAGGGCTCTTTATTCTTTTTGCATAACACCCCTCTTCTAAAATAGCCATATCGCGAAACGTCCTATCTACAATATGCCTTCTTTACGAAATATTTGGTTTTCATATTATGTCCGTTTTGTATaaagctgcctttccactgtGCCAGAGACGAGCGGAAATGAAAGGAAGCGTTCGGGAATCAATCAATAACAGTGATTGTAAcccagcggagcggagaagaaATGTGAATAACGTCTAATGCTATTAGTTAATTCCCGCACGTTTCTCATCTCCGCCTCAATGTAAAGGCAGCCTAAAGTCCTTCTTTCGCAAAACCCTTTTCCAAAAAAATGATTTCGTGACAACTAGATTATAGCAGTTTAATTCAGATAGGAACAAACACGCTTTATCAATATATTTAGTGTTAGTACCGCTCCAAGCCTAAGATACTTAGAGCTAATAAGAACTCCGACTTTAAGAGCCATTGGgggatatgtgggactccctcctGCAGCCATCCTCTCCTAAAGAGAGGAATAGAGGAagtatacccactaaaagccactccggcgtCACCCGTCTTACCGTTTTGAAGGAGCCAtgggatgcctgagattctaccgTGACTCCTTCCGGCAGCCCTGCCTTATCTTGCGCCAGAGTACCCACACCGATGGAAAGTCCCACACCCATGGAAGACCCCTTTATACCCTAACCTAACCACATTACAATGTAATCGCAGCCTCTTCACTTCCTCGTGCACAAGCCCGGCTGCCATTTCGAGAGCTGCTGCGGGGTCTGCAACCTGTTCCCGGGGGTGCTTCTCATCGCCTTTGCCCAGGTAATACTCTCCCTTTTAGGCCAGGGATCAGAGCTTGTCCGACAAAAATGTACATATACTTACTTTTCCATTGAGTTACCTAATTGCCATACTTTTTCGTAAGTAACTTAGTGTAAGATTTTTTAAGACTTACCATGAAATTGCGATTATTTTGTACAGACCGTCAAATattcgacaacaaaataaaaatcggccgaTTTACCCGTGTGGGACTGTTGCCACATTTAATAAGCGGTTTATACGtatgttataaactgaaatagatgtcatatattaaagaaaaagtgacgaagccctccagtggtgaaggccggattcaaaccggcgtctttagcgtATGGAATTCGTATAGAAGATGCAAGCgcgtactgcttgcccttagagttggtcaaagacgcctagtcttagtaagatggcataattatagtcgagaaattgggacgggttccgccgtggcggggtagcctaggggttcaagACGTTAgtccggattgctaaagacgccggttcgaatgcggccttcaccactggagggcttcgtcactttttctttaatatattgcaagatgtcatatattaaagaaaaagtgacgaagctctCCACTGACCACCCGCCCGCGCGATCCGCCCTTCACCAATGGAGGGCTTCgtgactttttctttaatatatgacatctattacagtttataatttatatatagtagtgtgactacttaaaaaaacacaaatcgaaatatttaataaaataatttgatttgttcccaaagttgcgGTTTATATGCGTTAGCAATTTATTATCTGTGGCAGGTACTTGTGGGAGCTGTATTGCTGACGCTACTATCGTCTCACGGTCGGCAATACGATGAGATTCACCATACACAATCTACACAGCGTTAGTTCATAATGTTTTTATCACTTATACAAAAATCCTTGTTAATAAGCGCTGTTggccatttatttattgtatcgGGATgatagatgctacgaaaagtcacgtggttctttccatacattatttaaagccccatttagacggttcaagaacttgcatgcggtTTGCATGGATAAACTGAATTCATTGTCTTcttattattacctatttactaaaacgggacttaattgcgtaaaattaagttttaatacCTCCGAGGACGGTGATGTCCGACGTCCCCGTGGTATCGGAGAAAACAACGCAAAACGTCATTAACAAGcgtaattttacgcgattaagtcccatgttagtaaataataatgagtaaaaatttgTAATCATGGCCTCTAGCTTTTCACCTCGTGTTTTGCCTAACCACTCCGCCCTACTGGGGCGGATTACCCCAggattttaacaaaatattattgaatGTTGACAGTAATCAGCTTGGCTACCGGCGCGGTTTTGAGCGGAGTGACTGGCGCTGGTCTCTTACTGATTGTGGTGGCGCTCACCGAAAACTGCAAAGCCATGCTGGTAAGTTTTGTGACCTTatgaataaaaaagtttttgtctAAAATTTTAGGTTgaagtttttatcgctgactgtgtTTTTCTTTCAACAGACAAATATATGGCACCGTACAACGCTATCTACATTAGTTGTCAAATTCCAAGCACGAATTTATCTGACTTTAGACATGACATGAATGAATAAGTCTATattactatagtatttttcaaacagcttgGGCACGGTGACAGATGTAACCTCCAATAAAATTCAGTGATAAAACGCGAAAtctttttgaaaaatactattgtCACAATAAACAAACCGTAAAATACcaccattttaaaatatttccggcatattaaattaaaaattcattccccGTTCATTCGGAGTCAATCACCGCGGCCCGTGACTAGCTTGCCGAGATGCCGAGCGCTTGTTTACTTTACTGCagattttttcaattttagccatcctgtatttACCACGAAAACGTTCTTTTACAACGTGGTTCTCTTCTAATGAATTTGTCTTATCAAAGAGTTAAAGTAGAAGAGATGAAAAGTCTAAGAAgaacagtcgaaggcaaaaatatcgatccagacaaatggctcaaaaatatgtgaacacgac
This window encodes:
- the LOC134749949 gene encoding uncharacterized protein LOC134749949 produces the protein MHKSATEVLSKSSDKKRSSSQSTVQPLHFLVHKPGCHFESCCGVCNLFPGVLLIAFAQVLVGAVLLTLLSSHGRQYDEIHHTQSTQLISLATGAVLSGVTGAGLLLIVVALTENCKAMLVYLLVALIVMMGIATLGLIKINRSCGLFKDAPKIKDEQHRLANLACVSGLLTFFGAVIYFFSFVVVFSFYHFRYVRRAILLHEAECE